In one Sphingobacterium daejeonense genomic region, the following are encoded:
- a CDS encoding DUF3109 family protein has protein sequence MIEVGNVLVHEDIINNDFVCNLSKCKGICCIEGDAGAPLTESETKVLADIYPKVKPYLTDAGIKAIEAQGTSVVDADGDLTTTCVDGNKECAYVTWENGITKCGIEKAYEMGDVQWKKPISCHLYPIRATHYPEFDVLHYDRWYICKDACSFGQELKIPVYKFLKDPLIREYGEKWYQDLENTLASKA, from the coding sequence ATGATAGAAGTAGGAAATGTCCTTGTTCATGAGGATATCATCAACAATGACTTTGTATGTAATTTGAGTAAATGCAAGGGAATTTGTTGCATTGAGGGTGATGCTGGAGCTCCATTGACTGAGTCTGAGACCAAGGTTTTGGCTGATATCTATCCAAAGGTAAAGCCATATTTGACTGATGCTGGAATAAAGGCTATTGAGGCTCAGGGTACTTCGGTCGTTGACGCAGACGGGGACCTAACCACGACATGTGTTGACGGGAATAAAGAATGTGCCTATGTGACATGGGAAAATGGGATTACCAAGTGTGGGATTGAAAAAGCCTATGAGATGGGCGATGTTCAATGGAAGAAGCCGATTTCATGTCACCTCTATCCTATCCGAGCTACGCATTATCCTGAGTTTGATGTTTTACATTATGATCGCTGGTATATCTGTAAAGATGCATGCAGTTTTGGTCAAGAATTGAAAATTCCAGTCTATAAATTTCTGAAAGACCCCTTAATTCGTGAATATGGGGAAAAATGGTATCAAGACCTTGAAAATACCTTAGCTTCTAAAGCATAA
- a CDS encoding aminopeptidase C, whose translation MNWSKSILIAAAFFAATQVQAQDNLINSLKGNASDNSKEGFKFTEVINLGKTSIKDQGSSGTCWSYSGNSFLESEMIRMGKQPVEISQIYTARNTYVEKAKNFVRLHGKQAQGDGGQLHDVLTIFRKYGAVPYEVYTGLPEGQTRNNFSEMSPILQSITESVAESKKPTKNWLKAFTGAMDSYLGEVPESFEYKGKTYTPRTFADQVIGINPDDYVGISSFEEHAYYKPFVLLIPDNWSFESFYNVKINDLTDIIDHALEKGFTVAWATDVSEKSFSWKNGVAFVPEKPIEKMTKEEIDVLFNGPKPEAKVTAEQRQEAFDNYETTDDHGMHIVGIVKDQTGKEYYIVKNSWGVSNDYQGYMYATKEFVRYKTISLMLHKKALDKNMQKQLGI comes from the coding sequence ATGAATTGGAGTAAATCTATTCTAATTGCTGCGGCATTCTTTGCAGCAACACAGGTTCAAGCTCAAGACAACCTAATAAACTCCCTAAAAGGCAATGCCAGCGACAACAGCAAAGAGGGATTCAAATTTACAGAAGTTATCAATTTAGGGAAGACTTCAATCAAGGACCAAGGGTCATCAGGGACTTGCTGGTCATATTCAGGAAACTCTTTTTTGGAATCAGAGATGATTCGTATGGGCAAACAGCCAGTTGAGATTTCACAGATTTATACGGCACGCAACACGTATGTTGAGAAAGCAAAGAACTTCGTACGCCTGCACGGTAAGCAAGCGCAGGGTGATGGCGGACAATTACATGATGTATTGACCATATTCAGGAAATATGGTGCTGTTCCTTATGAAGTTTATACTGGGTTACCGGAAGGTCAGACAAGGAATAATTTCAGCGAGATGAGCCCAATTTTGCAATCTATTACTGAAAGTGTAGCCGAGAGCAAGAAACCAACCAAAAATTGGCTTAAAGCATTCACCGGCGCTATGGATTCATACTTAGGTGAAGTTCCAGAATCATTCGAATACAAAGGCAAAACTTATACTCCAAGAACTTTCGCTGATCAAGTGATCGGTATCAATCCAGATGATTATGTAGGAATCTCTTCGTTTGAGGAGCATGCATACTATAAACCATTTGTGCTTTTGATTCCAGACAACTGGTCATTTGAGAGCTTCTATAATGTAAAGATCAATGATCTGACAGATATTATTGACCACGCACTAGAAAAAGGATTTACAGTAGCATGGGCAACCGACGTTTCTGAAAAAAGCTTCAGTTGGAAAAATGGAGTTGCATTTGTTCCAGAAAAACCAATTGAAAAAATGACGAAAGAAGAAATTGATGTATTGTTCAATGGTCCAAAACCAGAGGCTAAAGTCACTGCTGAACAAAGACAAGAGGCATTTGACAACTATGAGACCACTGATGACCATGGTATGCATATCGTAGGAATCGTAAAAGACCAGACTGGAAAGGAATATTATATCGTGAAAAACTCATGGGGAGTATCCAATGACTATCAAGGCTACATGTATGCTACAAAAGAGTTTGTAAGATACAAGACCATTTCTTTAATGCTTCACAAAAAGGCTTTGGATAAAAATATGCAAAAACAGCTAGGAATTTAA
- a CDS encoding TerC/Alx family metal homeostasis membrane protein, which translates to MSHEALFMIGFIIFIILMLAIDLGLFSKSDKPVSLKVAAIMSAIWVTFALLFALLLYYWGNELHNVHDIARLKEVVAKHFHNITINENDLAASLQIYNKNLTIEYLTGYVVEYALSVDNIFVMVLLFSSFGIPEKYYHKVLVWGILGAIIMRCIFIFVGAALITKFGWILYVFGAFLVYTGFNMYINRNKEEEVDPENHPVVKFASKHFKVTHKLDQGRFFHIENGEKYMTPLFLVLLVIEFTDLIFAVDSIPAIFSITKDPYIVFFSNIFAILGLRSMFFLLINIIHKFHYLKVGLAFLLIFIGLKMLLHSYLKDWGFTTTHSLIVIVGILALSIIASLVFPKKQDFDKA; encoded by the coding sequence ATGAGCCACGAAGCACTTTTTATGATCGGATTTATAATATTTATAATTCTGATGCTAGCAATAGATTTGGGTCTATTTTCTAAAAGTGACAAACCAGTATCTTTAAAAGTTGCCGCGATCATGAGTGCAATATGGGTAACTTTTGCCCTTTTATTTGCTCTCTTGCTATATTATTGGGGAAACGAACTTCATAATGTACATGATATTGCTCGGCTCAAAGAAGTCGTCGCCAAGCATTTTCATAATATTACCATTAATGAAAATGATCTTGCCGCCAGTTTACAGATTTACAACAAAAACTTAACCATTGAGTATTTGACAGGTTACGTTGTTGAATATGCGCTTTCTGTGGATAATATCTTTGTCATGGTACTTTTATTCAGCTCATTTGGTATTCCTGAGAAATACTATCACAAAGTGTTGGTTTGGGGTATCCTTGGAGCTATCATCATGCGTTGTATCTTTATCTTCGTTGGTGCAGCCCTAATTACGAAGTTTGGTTGGATTCTTTATGTATTCGGAGCATTCTTAGTGTATACAGGATTTAACATGTACATAAACCGCAACAAGGAGGAAGAAGTTGATCCTGAAAACCATCCCGTTGTTAAGTTTGCTTCCAAGCATTTTAAAGTAACCCATAAGCTTGACCAAGGAAGATTTTTCCATATTGAGAATGGTGAAAAATACATGACTCCATTATTCTTGGTATTATTAGTAATTGAGTTTACAGATTTAATTTTCGCGGTAGACTCTATTCCAGCGATATTTTCAATCACTAAAGACCCATACATTGTATTTTTCTCCAATATCTTTGCGATTTTGGGATTAAGGTCGATGTTCTTCTTATTGATCAATATTATCCACAAATTCCATTATTTGAAAGTTGGATTAGCTTTCCTATTAATTTTCATAGGATTAAAGATGTTGTTGCACAGTTATTTGAAAGACTGGGGCTTCACCACTACACACTCATTGATTGTCATTGTAGGTATTCTGGCCTTGAGTATCATCGCATCTTTGGTATTTCCGAAGAAACAGGATTTTGACAAAGCTTAA
- a CDS encoding polyprenyl synthetase family protein yields the protein MLTLDEIQLPIKEHLKRFEKTFKASMQSSAPLLDRITRYIIKQKGKQMRPMFVFFSAGVSGAITESTYHGASLVELLHTASLVHDDVVDNANERRGFFSINALWKNKVAVLVGDFLLSKGLLLSVKNNEHDLLRLASEAVEQMSEGELLQIEKARHLDIEESIYYDIIRKKTASLIASCCAIGASSAGADQETIEKLRLFGEKVGIAFQIKDDLFDFGLDDVGKPVGNDIKEKKMTLPLIHALSIVDKSQKRKIINLVKNHNEDSQKVAEVINFVKINGGLDYATEQMLKYQQEAFDILDTIPNGGEYKKGLEQLVRYTTERKK from the coding sequence ATGTTAACATTAGACGAAATACAGCTGCCTATAAAAGAACATCTCAAGCGCTTTGAAAAGACATTCAAGGCTTCTATGCAGAGTTCAGCCCCCTTATTAGATCGTATTACCCGCTATATAATTAAGCAAAAAGGAAAACAGATGCGTCCTATGTTTGTTTTCTTTTCAGCTGGAGTTTCTGGAGCCATTACTGAATCTACCTACCATGGAGCATCATTAGTTGAATTATTGCATACTGCCTCTTTGGTTCATGACGATGTTGTAGACAATGCGAATGAGCGCCGTGGTTTCTTTTCCATCAATGCATTATGGAAAAACAAGGTTGCAGTTTTGGTAGGCGATTTTTTGTTATCGAAGGGTTTGCTTCTATCGGTAAAAAACAATGAGCATGACTTATTGCGATTGGCATCTGAGGCGGTTGAACAGATGAGTGAAGGTGAGCTATTGCAAATAGAAAAAGCTAGGCATTTAGATATTGAAGAATCTATCTACTACGATATTATCCGGAAAAAGACAGCTTCTTTGATAGCCTCTTGTTGTGCTATTGGAGCATCATCTGCAGGTGCAGATCAGGAAACTATTGAGAAACTGAGGTTGTTTGGTGAAAAAGTGGGGATTGCTTTTCAGATTAAAGATGATCTTTTTGATTTTGGTCTGGATGATGTAGGCAAGCCAGTAGGCAATGACATCAAAGAAAAGAAGATGACATTGCCATTGATCCATGCGTTATCTATCGTTGATAAGAGTCAGAAAAGAAAGATTATCAACCTTGTTAAAAATCATAACGAGGATTCACAAAAAGTAGCAGAGGTTATCAACTTCGTCAAAATAAATGGCGGATTGGATTATGCTACGGAGCAAATGCTGAAATATCAACAAGAAGCATTTGATATATTAGATACCATTCCTAACGGGGGAGAGTATAAAAAGGGATTAGAACAATTAGTACGTTACACTACAGAAAGAAAAAAATAA